The DNA window AAAAGTGCCACGCCTGGGGGTGGCGAGCTGTCCCCCGCTTCATCCTGGGTGTCCTCTGCCTCCTTTACTTCAGCTCCCTGCCCTTCGGCATCTACCTCCTGCTCATTGAGCACCACAGCCTGGGCATCATCCTGGTCAGCCTTGTGCCCtccaccctcctcctctgcatTGTCTACAGCCTCTGCCAGTGCCTGTGCCTGGAAGTCTTTGGGTTCCCCCACTCCTGACCCTGCCAGGCCAACCCCTGTGCCTGTGCCAAGGAGGGTTTGGGTTCCTTGGAGTGTTGTCCCTTGGGGTACAGGTGTTCCCTGATCCACAGCATGCTCTGCCTGGACCACAGGGAGAAGCTCAGCGCCTGGTGCCTTCCCATGCAGAACAGCACTGGAATTTCCATGTGGGAGCCTACACCTGagtggctgcaggagctcaTTGCAGCCTACAAGCATTTGGGCTGGACCCTcagctcctcatcctcctcttccacaGCGGAcaaagagcaggagctgggctgagagcagagcagcagccggGAGACTAATCCCAACTGAGGCAGGGCGGGTGCTGGGCACTGAGCGCCGCGGTCGGAGGGACCCCGGCAGGAGAGGGACGGGCAGAGCCCGGGGGCTCCTGCGGCCGAACCGGCCCCAGCACGGCTCCGTGTCCATAGTGTAAATAGTTCTGTCCGTGGCGCCCACGCTCCTGGCGGGGCTGCTCCCATCGCATCCGTGTTCTTTTCCCATGTGTGAGTCCCGTGTTTGCCCACACTGTgtcctggagagggaaggagcagaggagaggagttTCTTTGGTGTGTAAAGACGTCTTTGCAGCTGTTTTGTAGTCGTTGTGGTTTTTATGCGAAGCCTCTGGGCTTTATTTAACCtccttgggttttgttttgtaaggaTTAATTTAACACCGCTAAccattttattacttttatcaAGAAGAGCAAAGTCTATTTTTACTCTCTGCCTTGGACCTACCCTGTTCCCCAGGGACTGCTCGCAGCACCACTGGCACTAAAGttccccacatccctgctggCACATCTGCATCCCTACCAGCATCCCCACCGACACGCCACATCCCTGccagcacccccagcagcacccacaccAGACAGGCAACACCAGGAGGCCCAAGACAGTCATGTTTATTATCACTCTGTGTCCTTCCCTGCCCACATCTCCCACTCTTCTTGGCTGGGCAGCTGACAGGTCCCATGTCCGTCTGTCCAGCCATGCCCTTTGGGACAAAACATGACCACCCCAGCCCTACGCCTGCTCCAGGACCACTGGCAACCCCGGCGGACACCCGTCCTTGTCAGGGGGAGATGCCAGCATCGCCTCCACACTCCAGATCTTGGGTTTCTGGGGCTGcttgccctgcccagggcttgGCCCTACTTCAGGGCTGCCCCCACACCCATCCTGCACGGAGGTGGAACTGGGAATGGGTTCAGCAGCTGGTGGGACCCCTTCGCCCTCGCTGTCTTCACCGTCCGAGGTGCTGCGCGCGGCCCAGCCCGCCTTGTTCTCCTTCTTGAGGCGCCGGCGGGCGTTGGCAAACCAAGTGGAGACCTGGGTGAGGCTCATCCGGCTGACCACAGCCAGCATCACCTTCTCCCCCTTGCTGGGGTAGGGGTTCCTGGGGTGCCGTGCCAGCCAGGCCTTCAGTGCCCCGGTGCTTTCCCGTGCTGCCGCTGCCTTCGCCCGGCCTGGCTCTGCGGGCAGCCCCAGCGGCACCTCATAGGGTGGGGAGACCtggaggggcagaggggtgTCAGGGTGGGACAGGGTGGGGGGGTAACACGGCCAgaggagagaggctgagagatGTAGGGGCTCCTACATCCCTTCGTGtgtgggagggagcagagctgtaTCCTTCCCCTCCTCGCTCTTTCCCATGTGGATCCTGAAGTGCTGGGGTGCAGGGTGGTgtgtgggggtgggggtgggcaggggaaTGCTGAGGAGGCACAGGGAACTCAGGACAGCAGATCCTCAGCCCCCACCCTAACCACCCTACAtagccccatcccagccctgggagggtCCCATGTCCCAGCCCTCCGGATCTGCAGCCCTGTACTTACCAGGGTCGTCAGGAGGCTCACGGGGGGTGGCAGGAGGCTGTACCCAGCCAGCATGGGGCAAGGGCAGGGGTAGGGGCAGGGCAGTAGGGCTTGAGGGGGTCCCTGCAGGGTCCCCCAAGGccccccacagctccccagcTCTTGTCCTGGGCTCCTCTTGCCCCGAGGTGCTGCcatgctgcaggagaggagctggggagctgctcccGGGCGTTTTATAGCTGCTGGGGTCCGCAGTGACTGACAGCTGATTAGGGGGTATTAGCACCCAcgagagcagcagcaggatctggGGCACCCAGTACCCCCCCGGCTACTGTTGGGCAGGGACTGGCAGGGACTGCCCTCCTTGCCTGCCTGCCACTGGCCAGGACCCTGTCTCCAGCCCCCCAACTCTGCACAGCCTACATGGCCCCCACGGATGGGGTGCAGTGGCACCCAGGGGCTGGTGCTTGGGACCCACGTGAGCTCCACAGCCACAGGGACACAACACACCTGGGGCTTTACTGCAGTGCCCAGAGCATCAGTCCTGCCCATGACCCCAGCCCTGACCTGGTCCTGAGGCTGGGGTCAGCAGAACCCCCCCATGCTGTGGAGGGCTGGGTTGGAGGGCCAGGGGCTGGTGGACTCATGCCTGGTGGGAGAACAAATCCCCATATTGCCCTATCCTGCTCCTCCTATGTCTTGGCCAGGTCCTCACCcaagccccagcactgccacgcCTGCCGCTGGATTCCCGGCAACAGAGCAGTGAAGGGAAAGGGTCTtgcagccccagggacagctggggatccctgcaggcactggggGGGCTCCTGTGGCTTGTGCAGAAGGGGCAGTGGGTGGGCACGGCAGTGGTGGGCAGCTGTGAGAGGGGCCCCAAGAGCCCACGACCCCCCGAACCACCCGCTCCTGCCGCCGCGCCTCCCTGCTAAGACTGGGATTATCCCACAGGTTGTATCCGTCATTAAATACCGACTAATAACGCTCTCAGGATATTAAATATGTAACAAACCCGCTTAGCGCTGGCCAGGACGGGAAGACGAAGGTCACCGGTGCTAATGAGCCTGGACGCACCCCTGGCTCCTCGCAGGCCCTGGCAACAGCAGAATGTCCCGGGGTTGATGTGCCAGTGCCGAGGGGTCCCAAGTCCCTGCACTGCCCCCATGGCCAgaccccagcagcacctggagctCCCAATAAGCATCAGCTGGTGTTCTGGTCCCGTCCATCCCACCGTGCCTGGTCTTGTGCCCTTGAGCAGCCCCAGGCGTGGAAGCCACAGGGCAGCTGAACACTGGTGCTGGCTGGGACCTGCCCTGGACACGGCCCTGCAAGTGGCCCCATAACCTTGTCCCCACAGGACTCCTCCAGCCCTAATCAGTGCCACAGATCCACTTGATTAGATAATGGGGCTGTAATCTAGGAAAGCGCCTGTGGATTGCTGTGGCAcaccctgaccctgcacagcacagctggagagggagggcCACGGCCAGCCGCCGGCACACACAGCTGGACACCGACTGAGCCATGGCCGGGCAGGCACAGCCACgcaccagcagcactgggcatGGACAAGGCCAGTGTGAAGGCAGTGGGACGGAGCCACAGTCGGGATGAAGccacagctgggacagagccACAGTCGGGATGgagccacagccagggctggtcAGCACAGGGGGCCACAcacacctccctgccctggtggTCGGGGGGGCCGGCCCACGCCCCCCACCCCTGCctgagcaggacagggagagcCCATCACAGTGCCCAGGGATTGCACTGCCCCGgtcccagagctgtggggaTTGGGCCTCACAGAGGCTCTCCCCGAGGCTGGGTGGTTCCcagcctttttccccctccGTGGATAATCAGTTTaatgcaggagcagagaactaAAACTCTGCGATTAGCTGTTATAATCGCATGTAAATACGCCCAGACAAGCCGCTCAGGAGGGCAGTGTGGGGCTCCGGACAGAGTTACACGGGATTTAGGCTGTTTACCACTCGATTAATTTCATGACTCCAGCCCCAAGCCCACCGCTGTCCCAGCTGCCCGGCTCACTTCCCAGGAGTCAAGGTCACTCGGGCGGGAGGCAGCTGATAGCCCAGAGCATCTGCCAGCAGTGACgggcccagcacagccctgggctctgggacccctgtgctgcagccccagaggATGTGCTGGGGAGACCGGGCTGTGCTGTCCCCGCTGGCCAGAGCCCAGACCCCCAGGCAGGCACACACCCAGGTCTCCATCCCTTTTTATTCATAAGCGTAGTCAAAGCTTGAGAATGTCACAGCTGAACCCCTCCCACAACCACCGACGGCCAACACCAGAGTCCATCCCctgttcagaagaaaaataagagcatcttccacctctgcctcctcctcctccttagGTTTCTCCAGTCCAGAGCCCTgttgctgcctgcctgcaggCTGGAGATGCCACGGGAGGGTCGGCTGCTGGCACAGTGGGACCACAGGCCCCATGGCTGTGGGGAGCACGTGGCTGTGGCTGCACACACCTCGCCTCTCACATCACACCACACAGCTGTGCTCAGCCCCACGgctcccccaggaccctcaTGTGCTGGCAGACACCGATCTGTATCTGCACACACAGACAATTCAGGATAAGGGGTTTCAGATCATCAAGTGCAACAGGCAAAGAGACCGTCCACACACGggctgcccctgcagctgctgagcagtCTCTGGGGGGATGCACAGGACCCCACTGGCACGGGGCCGAGCGGCAACGTGTCCATGTCTGTGCCGCTCCGGCTCGGGCGTGTCCCTCGCGGCCCCGACGCAATAAGGCAActgctggctggggctgctgccgGCGTGGCCACCTGCCCAGCGCggtgctcagccctgcccagtgcTACTCTGCCAGCGTGATCACGTCGTAGTGGATGCCCGGCTGCAGTTGATGGATCTGCTCGGCCGCCGCCTCAGTGCTGAAGACGCCCTGGGCCTGGGCCATCGCTGCATCTGCCACTGCTGCAAGGAAAGGGGGGTCAGCACCACCTTGCAGGgtcccccctcctgctcccggGGAAGGGACACACGGCCACCTCGCTCCTGTGGGGCTCATGCTCTGTGGAGCAGGGAGCCCAGCTCTGGTTAACTCTGTTCTGGAACTGACAGGCTCGGATCAGCAAAGATCCACCCTCGGACACCACAGTTGGCAGCAGAACAGCAATCCAGGCTCACCTTCCCAGTCCTCCCGCCCAGGGCCACTGCACAGCTCCCTGACAGCCCCAACCACTGTTGCTGGCAGGACTGGCACCCCAGGCCCTGGGAGGACCAGTCCATTCAGCCCAGGGCCCTGCTCCTACCTGAGACAGCTGAGTGTGCCGCTGcttccagctgtgcctgggtgacgagctgctgctcaggtgaCACGGGCATGTACTGGATCTGCACAGGGAAGAACAGGGAAGGCCTGAGGGAAGGGgctcttctgcagctgctctcgCCACAGTCGCTGCATTGAGGTACCAGCCCATGAGCACCGTTTCACATCGCCCTCTCCAGGCAGGCTCAGGGATCACCTCAcagcagcccctccagctcctgcctggccccTTACCTGTGACTCCGGGAGGAACTGGCTGCCCTGCTCATACTGGATGTGGGTGATCTGACCATCCTGTACCTGGGGACAAGCAGTGAGGCTGCATTAGGGCTGTGACTGTCCAGGCCCCCAACAAAGCTGTGACCGGAACTGAGTAAGCTGGAGGGGGCCCAAGggagctcagccccacacatgGCACCCTATCAGCCCCACCCACTGGGTGAAGGGAGTGGACAGCCTGAAGCTCACCTGGATGTGATGTCCCTCTGGGACAACAACATACTCCTGAGGAAGCAAGTGTGGGACGCCTTCCTGGGCAATAATGTATTGAACCTGCAAACACAGGAATTCAGACCCAGGAAAGATCACCACTGCCCATCCCCCACCACCACGGGGCTGGATCTGTCTGTCTCCTGTGCCTGTTTTCACCACCCCAGTGGCTCCAGCTCTCCCTACTGACCCCTGTTGTCCCCACTGCCACCAGTTCTCCCAGCTCCCACTTGGCAGAGTCCCCTGTCCGTGGGCCGTGTCCTCTCACCTGGTTGTCAGCGGTCACTAAGTGCTGTACTGTCTGCCCGTCTGCAGTCGTGATCTCCTGGATGTAGGCTGCCTCCTCCTGCAAGGTCAGTAAGTGCCCCATGTGGTCAGGGGGGCTGGGCCTGGCTGCAGTCTCCTGAGAGGGAGGTTGAGGCCAAGGGATCCGACTCACCTGGCTGGTGACGCTCTGCTCCTGTGTGACAAGGatgtgttcctgtcccagggctTGCTGCAGCCTCTCAGGAGCCAGCACGGCCTGGCCggcctgcagagctgctgcaatgcagagagagctgctggggacaccagtggggacactgccagggctgcccaTGGCCCCACTCCCCAGaggctgctcctggccctgaCCCAactcagccctgcctggcccACGGGCTGGGTGAATCCTGCACAGGGTTCTGGCTGCAGGACACCTGCAGGTCAGTCCTGGTCACAGGGACACGTCTTACTGTGCAGGGTGGCCAGGGTGTCCTCATCACTGTTCAGGATGATGgtctgctgggcagcagcaggccCTGGCCTCTTCCCCTCAGAGCTGTGCAAACGCTGTGTGTGGAACTTGAGGTGCCCATTACGGTTGAACCTAtgggaggagcagagcaagcTGGAGTTTGCCACAGGACCCTGTGCTCTCTGAGACACAGGCCACAGGCACATCCTACAACATGGCCCATCCCAGTTCCTAGCATGTTCCCATCAGTGCCCAGGTACTGAACCTCCCCATGCAGAGCTTCCTTGGGGATGAAGCTGAGTccacctgcagcaggaattGTTCCAAGGGCAGAGTCCCCTCTaacaggggctgctgctggggaagggctggagcagtgAGCTCTGCCAAGATCCTGTCTCTCCTCTTGAACCTTGCAGAACTCTGTGGGATCTCCCAAAGCAGGAACAGCCCTGTTGCATCACTCACCTCTGCCCACAGACGTGGCACGCGAAGGGCTTCTCGTTGGTGTGGGTCAGCATGTGCCTGCGCAGGTCCTTCTTGTTCTTGGAGGCAAAGCTGCAGTGGGGGCACTTGTGTGGCCGGAGACTGGCGTGCTGGACCATGTGGCTCTGGGACAGGACAACAAGAGTTAGGACAGAAACACCGTTTTCCCAAACCCcttgttcccagggctgctctgtgccaggcaACCTACCCGGACCTCCGGCCAGAGCGTGGCAGTGAAGTTACAGTCGGGACACTTGAAGGTGCTGTGCCCAATGTGGGCTCTCTTGTGACTCTCCATCTCCGCTCTCCCTGTGAACATGGCTGTGCAAATCTTGCATGAAAACTTTTTGGCTGTGGAAATCTTGCACGAGAGCTTCTTGCCTGTGGAAACTTTGCACGAGAGCTTCTTGGCCATGCCTTGGAGTACAGGCCACTTGATCTTTGTGGATGAGACTTCCTGCCCCTCGGAGGCTGGGGATAAAGATGAGTCCTTCTGGAGCTGCCTGGTGACACACTGCACCAGGGGCCACTTGACGCCGGTGGGCTGAGCCTCCTGGCCGTCCACAGGTGAGGGAACTGCAGCATCCCCactgaggggctgtgggagaaATACCAGTCACACCTGCTCACACTGCTGCCCAGGATGGGGAGCAGGCTCAGCTCCTTACCTCCACAGTCTGGAACTGGCTCCCTGGGACACTGGATGACATGATGTAATGATTGTTATGGTCCTTCAGAGCCTCCTCCGTCATCACAGTCCCGCTCACCACAACTGCATGGGAGGTCTCCACAGGGCTCTCCTCCTCACTGATGGAGAGGACAAGGTCAGAGAggccctgcctcctcctcatcATCACTTAAAGCCTCCTCACTGGAGAGCAGAAGTGCCTCCACCTCCCCGCTCCTCCCTTACAGCTGACCTGTACAGCGTGCCAGGGGCCTGGATCTCCTCACTGATGGGTGCAATGATGCTGTACTCTGCTGTCCCGCCAAAGGGGATGGTGATCTGCTGCAGCTCCGAGCCACCCAGGCTTGCCTCCCTGTAAGCCTCCTGCACCAGTGTCTGCCCAGGCTCTGCCATGTGCAGCATCACcaatttctgctgctgctgctcctttgaGTCCACCtttgcctcctcctcctgtgcctgtGGCTCACAGGGGCCTGGTGTCTCTCCTGGGTCATCTGGCTTCACCACTGCCACCTGTGTGAGACAGCGGCTCAGCTGAGGGGAGCAAGGCTCTGCAAGACACCCCTGTAGAGGAACAGGGTTGGGAAGCCTCCCTTTGCCACCCCCAGCAGGTCTGGCCTTCTCAGCCCTGCTCACCTGCAGTGAGCCTGTGGCCAGCTCTCGCTGGGCGCTCATGTTCAGCAGCAGATCCAGGGCTGTCTGTGTGGCCAGCTCTGCTGATCCAGCCACATCTGAGGGGGCGGATGGGAAGAGTCAGGTAGGTGCTCGCCCACCTCCTccccattccaaccccttcccGGGAACTCACTGACCTTGTTCGTAGATGATGGTGGCCCCTTCCAGGGAACTCTGTGAGAGGACAGGGGGTTCTGCTCCTGTGACGGCCTGGACCGTGTGGCAGGTGAGGGGGCCAAGAGGCGCCTGCATGAGAGAGGGAGCTGACAGCATGGCAGGTAGTGAGCACTGGGAGGAGCCGGGGCCGGGCACGGCACTCACCGGTGGGCTGGCCTCCGGCTCAGCTGGTGCCTgcacctggctgtgctgctgcttcagctccTCGATCTGCTGCAGGGTGAAGaaggggcggcggcggcagggCGGCTCCTCGGGGTGCCGCTGTGCCCACTCCTCGAAGGAGTCTGCGTGGCGGCACTGCACGTGCAGGCGTAGGTTCTTCTTGTGCTTGGTGGTGAAGTGACAGAACTCGCAAGCAAACGGCTTTCCTCCTGCAGGGCCCGGGAGGGGCAGTCAGGCACAGGGTTCCCAAGAGatggcagggagagcaggcaggctCTGACCTTCTCCGGGAGAAGGGGGGGTGCAGGACATTGGGCTCCTCTCACCTGTGTGCTTGACTGCCATGTGCGAGACCAGGAAGTCCTCCCGGAAGGTGGAATACTTGCAGATGCTGCACTTGTAGGGCTTGTCATTCATGTGTGACAGCTGGTGGTTCAGAAGGATCTTCTTGTCCTCGCAGACGTAGTCACAGAACTCACACTTGAACCTGCCAGGATAAAGCTGCCTGTCacaggggctgagggggagTGGGACACGGGCTCTGCCAGGGCACGCCGTGGGCTGTGCCGGGCTCCCACCTGCGGTTGGCGATGGCCTGGATGTGTGTCAGCAGGTGCATCTTGAAGGTGTAGCGCTTCTTAAAGGACTTCCCACACTGTGGCGGaacaaaacagagcagtgttcacctcctgcccagccccacctgctgccagcccctccccaggctgTCTCCCTCACCTTGTCACACATGTGAGgcttctctgtgctgtgtgtcTTCATGTGCTGCGTAAGCCTCTTCTGCATGGGGTAGACACGGTTGCAGACGGGGCACGGGAAGGAGTTCAGCTTTGGTGGCTGGATGGAGAGCATGAAGATGAGCTCACCTGGACAGGCTCACCAGTTTCCTTACCCTCTCCCCCACTGCAGGACCTGGGCTTCCTCAAGAGATCCAGAAACAATGCCCTCAACAAGGCACTGAGAATTTGTGGAAGACCCAGATGTGCCTCTTCCCATATAACAGTGCTGAGAAACAAGCCAACAGAGTACTCAAACTCACCGGATCAGCTCTCTTCttcctaaaaaaagaaagaagaaaagccccGTGTGTGAGCCACACCCCAAGTCTGAGCCGCCTTGTATCCAGACACCAAAACTCTCCTATTTGGAAAGGGCCAGAGGtcaggggaaggggcagccacGGCTGCCCTCTCAGGGCAGGAGGAACAGTGTCAGTGCGATTCAGTCCCCAGGACTGTGCTTCCCTCACCTGTCCCGGCTGTGCACCGTGGAGTGCCGGATGACATCCTTCTTGTACACACTGGTGTAATTGCACTCCTCACACTTGTAGGGCTTGCTGCCCACGTGGTTGAACATGTGCTCCTGTAAGAAGCAGAACAGGGCCGTGAGACCTGGGGCTGCCAGGCACCCTCGTGGATTTGGAGCAGGGCAGACGGAGCTCACCTTGAGGGAGGACCAGCGCCGGGAGCGGTAGCTGCACTGCAGACACTTGAAGAGCTGCGGGTCGTTGGCCTCGTGCGAGTTGACGTGGAAGCGCAGATCGTCGTGTGTGAGGAACCGCGAGCCGCAGATCCGGCACAGGTACGGCCGCATCAGGGGCTTGGGGGACTTGTAGTAGTACCTGCAGAAACAGGAGCGGGACTCAGAGCTGTGGTGGCCAATGGGCTGGACCAGCCCTGGGCAGAGGCCAGAGGGCCCAGCACACCTCCCTCACCTGCGCCCCATGTACTTGCGGTATTTCTTGCCCAGGAAGCGGCGGGAGGGCCGCCCGCGCCGCCGAGGGACGACGTCTGCCTCCTCAGCACCCGCGTTGGAGGAAGGGTCCTTGTTCTCGGAGTCGGACTGGCTGATGCTTGGCTCTGCCAGGCTCTCACCCGTCCCATTCTCCAGGCCAGAGGAACTGGCTGCCTCCGAGTTCTGCAGCTCACGGCTCAGTGTGCCTTGGGACGTCACCAGGGGTTCcacctcccctcctgctccacagaGCACAGCACGGCTCGGTCACACCCCCGCTGTTGGCTCCAGGAGCTTGTGcacccctccctgctccagcactgctgttgcctccctcctccctcacctTCTGGCACATCCTGAGGCATGTTCTCCAGGCGAGGGAGCTTGCGGGGTCTCCCCGGGCGTCGGCGCGGCCTCTCCTCGCTGGACGTGGGGACAGTGCGGCCGTACTTGGGCTGTCGCCCCCGTGGCTCATCCTCAGCTGGGTTGTAGTCACTGTCCTCTGCAGGCAAGTGCCCCAAAATGTCAGACCGAGAAGAGACTAAGCTACTTAAGATGTGGGGAGAGCAAGTCCTACCTTCAGGGTCATCAATAGCACCAGCATCCATGATATCATCATCTTCTTCTTCTggggcctcctcctcctccgtcTTTGGAGCAGCTCCCCCTTTTCGTGGTCGCCCTTTTTTCAAAGCCAGAGCTGAACCCACTGTCACAGAGAACAGGGAGAAAGCTCTTTTACCAGACTGTGTGCCAGAACAGGCCCTTATGCTCCAACTCCTCCCTTGTTTCTTCcccagagagcagagcctgTCTGCAGCAAGGTAAATTTCTCTCAGCCCTTGGCACTCACCTGGCTGGAAGTGACGTTCTTTCATGTGGTTAATCAGCGTTTTCTTGGAGACACTCTTGTACTGACACATCTTGCACTTGAACTGctgcaccaccaccacctccatcATCTCCTCCAGGGTCTCCATGTCTGGCTGGTCCAGCTCCTCCCCACCATCCGTCTCTTGACCCTGCTCTGGCTTTATGGACAGCTCCACCACTTCCAACTGTTTGGATGGGCCTGAAGGGCCAGGCTGCTCAAGGCACGTGGAGGTAGGTCCATCAGCAACAGCTTCTATCACCAAACTATTGGTCAGAGCAGATGTGGCCACCTGGGACACCATGGGAGCACCTGAAACACCAAAAACCCGCTCAGCCCAGGGGCAGACCGTCACTTGCATCCAGGGCTGTACCCGCactgggggcacagggctgaACACAAGCTCAGGGATGGCTCCTGACAGGACTGTGGAACAGGTGCCGAGGCAGATCCAGCTGGGATGCCCCCTCCAGGCCCCACTCCAGTGGCACAGGCTCACAGACAGACCCACCCACACAaacagcccaggttgctccctCACCATCATCAGGGCCTTGCAGAATGAGGTACTGGGTGGTCTCTGCCCCTCCATCCTCCGCACTGGTCACGGCAatgcagcctggcagggagagcagagaggtgaCTGCCAGACCCCAGGGCCACTGGGGCTCACTggggctctcccagctcagACACAAGCAAGAAGGTGTGAGAAGGGTCTGGCTCCCTGAATGGAGCCTGTCTGGGCTGAAGGAGCAGCTGTCCAGCAGCACGAGCTCCTTGTCAAACCCTCCAGCTACCACTTCTACTGCAGAGAAAACCCTGCTGACCTCTTAGACTCGATCTTAAGATGTtttttccaaccctaatgattccATGTCCATATTTCCCCCCACTTCCCGAgttctggcacagcagcagctccctcccagccccccaggGCTATCTCCAGGTGGGAGCACACACTCACTCTGGATGATGTCCGGCCCGATCGTGGACTCAATGATTTTGTCAATGGCAGAGCCCAGGTCCGAGGAAGTGGATGCAGTGGAGTCTGACACGACTGTGGCTCCATCAGTGACCACACTGGAGTGGACCAGGACTTGTGGGGACTCTGACACCATGATGGACTGGCTCACAGTGGAGACACTGGAGACCAAGGTGGATTGGGCGATGGAGGATGAGTCTGGCAGGTAAACCCGGGGAACGACATCTGTGCTGGAGCTACTCTCCGAGACCTCTTCCTGGTAGAAGAAAAATAgtccagctcagctcagctcagctcagctgagaCACCTTTGCCAGACCAAGCCCCTGGGGCAGCCAACATATGCAAATGACCCGGTGTATCACTGCAGAACTGCCAGGAAAGGCACCAGAGCAAATCCTTTGGTACCGACAAGGACCTGGACTTCCAAGGCTGTCCTTGCTACCAAGGGGAGTCCTGCTGCTCAGACCGGCAAGTACACACGGGATCAGAGGTGTAACAGAGCCTGCCGAGGCCGTAGAGCTCAGTCTGCCAGAAACGCCCAGAGAAACCCCCAGGAACCAGAACCACGGCCGCCACCCCGGCTCCTACCAAGGAGACCCCGCTGCTGTCAGAGCTCTGCCCCACGCCGGAGTCATCGGCGCGGGAGAGGGaccccggccccgcggcggcgTCGGTGCTGTCCGCCGACACGGCGTCCGAACTCCCGACGCCCAGCCCGCTCTCGGTGGGCTCCTCCTGCGCCTCCTGTGGGGCCGCGTCGCTGCTGCTCTCCACCGCATTCTCCTCCATGCCCGCCCTGCCGGGGCCCGCTACGCTCGACCTGCGGGGGGACCGCCGCTGTCagggccgccgccgccgcccgctccccgccggcTCCAGCCCCCTCGGGGGTCCCGGATgggcgggcgcggggccccGGAGAGGCCGCGGGTCCAtcccggggggtcccggcgCCGCCCGGTGCCCCGGTCCCGTCatgccccgcggccccgccgggccctCGGCCGCCATCTTTGCCGCGGGGTCCCCCCCGCCGCCTCCGCGCGCGCGCACacggcggggcggccccggtGCCGCCGGGGCGGGGAAGCCGCCACCGCGCCGGGGAGAGGGGGCCCCGCcaccgccgcccgcccg is part of the Chiroxiphia lanceolata isolate bChiLan1 chromosome 17, bChiLan1.pri, whole genome shotgun sequence genome and encodes:
- the ZNF335 gene encoding zinc finger protein 335 isoform X4 — its product is MEENAVESSSDAAPQEAQEEPTESGLGVGSSDAVSADSTDAAAGPGSLSRADDSGVGQSSDSSGVSLEEVSESSSSTDVVPRVYLPDSSSIAQSTLVSSVSTVSQSIMVSESPQVLVHSSVVTDGATVVSDSTASTSSDLGSAIDKIIESTIGPDIIQSCIAVTSAEDGGAETTQYLILQGPDDGAPMVSQVATSALTNSLVIEAVADGPTSTCLEQPGPSGPSKQLEVVELSIKPEQGQETDGGEELDQPDMETLEEMMEVVVVQQFKCKMCQYKSVSKKTLINHMKERHFQPVGSALALKKGRPRKGGAAPKTEEEEAPEEEDDDIMDAGAIDDPEEDSDYNPAEDEPRGRQPKYGRTVPTSSEERPRRRPGRPRKLPRLENMPQDVPEGGEVEPLVTSQGTLSRELQNSEAASSSGLENGTGESLAEPSISQSDSENKDPSSNAGAEEADVVPRRRGRPSRRFLGKKYRKYMGRRYYYKSPKPLMRPYLCRICGSRFLTHDDLRFHVNSHEANDPQLFKCLQCSYRSRRWSSLKEHMFNHVGSKPYKCEECNYTSVYKKDVIRHSTVHSRDRKKRADPPPKLNSFPCPVCNRVYPMQKRLTQHMKTHSTEKPHMCDKCGKSFKKRYTFKMHLLTHIQAIANRRFKCEFCDYVCEDKKILLNHQLSHMNDKPYKCSICKYSTFREDFLVSHMAVKHTGGKPFACEFCHFTTKHKKNLRLHVQCRHADSFEEWAQRHPEEPPCRRRPFFTLQQIEELKQQHSQVQAPAEPEASPPAPLGPLTCHTVQAVTGAEPPVLSQSSLEGATIIYEQDVAGSAELATQTALDLLLNMSAQRELATGSLQVAVVKPDDPGETPGPCEPQAQEEEAKVDSKEQQQQKLVMLHMAEPGQTLVQEAYREASLGGSELQQITIPFGGTAEYSIIAPISEEIQAPGTLYSSEEESPVETSHAVVVSGTVMTEEALKDHNNHYIMSSSVPGSQFQTVEPLSGDAAVPSPVDGQEAQPTGVKWPLVQCVTRQLQKDSSLSPASEGQEVSSTKIKWPVLQGMAKKLSCKVSTGKKLSCKISTAKKFSCKICTAMFTGRAEMESHKRAHIGHSTFKCPDCNFTATLWPEVRSHMVQHASLRPHKCPHCSFASKNKKDLRRHMLTHTNEKPFACHVCGQRFNRNGHLKFHTQRLHSSEGKRPGPAAAQQTIILNSDEDTLATLHTLQAGQAVLAPERLQQALGQEHILVTQEQSVTSQEEAAYIQEITTADGQTVQHLVTADNQVQYIIAQEGVPHLLPQEYVVVPEGHHIQVQDGQITHIQYEQGSQFLPESQIQYMPVSPEQQLVTQAQLEAAAHSAVSAVADAAMAQAQGVFSTEAAAEQIHQLQPGIHYDVITLAE